The genomic stretch GACGGAGTCAAAACATGAAGCTGGTAACTTTTTTGTTCTGCGTGGCGGTTCCTGGAGCAATTTTGGAAACTTCCTGCGGGTTGCCTATCGCATCAGCCTCGTACCATCCTTTAGGAACTACGACTTCGGTTTCCGTTGCGCCCGCTCACCCTGATTCTGGCTTTCTGGATGCTGGTGTTCTGGAATTCTGAATCCGGGGGGGTGCAGGGGGGTGTCCCCCCTGCCGGAATCGATTTTTTGGGAAATAAGGTGTCAACGAA from Chloroflexota bacterium encodes the following:
- a CDS encoding SUMF1/EgtB/PvdO family nonheme iron enzyme, which encodes TESKHEAGNFFVLRGGSWSNFGNFLRVAYRISLVPSFRNYDFGFRCARSP